The following coding sequences lie in one Acidimicrobiia bacterium genomic window:
- a CDS encoding isochorismatase family cysteine hydrolase, which yields MTRLHDFDPATSALVPMDFQNYGLHPDGYWARQGLREFPAGAYLAVANLARLLAAARAAGLLIVHVRAAWRPGSPEMNMAVPVFARGPDRAVEGTWDADFYEPVAPQGDELVVTKRGIGAFIGTELDRLLRLRGVTTVILCGIATNWVVETSAMDAADLGYRVIVPEDCSASITVEMHLFAIEKVLPDIATICAADDVIAPLEAP from the coding sequence GTGACACGACTACACGACTTCGACCCTGCCACCTCGGCTCTGGTTCCGATGGACTTCCAGAACTATGGTCTCCACCCAGACGGCTATTGGGCCCGCCAGGGTCTGCGTGAGTTCCCCGCAGGGGCATATCTCGCCGTCGCGAACCTTGCTCGATTGCTCGCAGCGGCCCGCGCTGCCGGGCTTCTCATCGTTCACGTGAGGGCGGCATGGCGCCCGGGGAGTCCCGAGATGAATATGGCTGTACCGGTATTCGCCCGGGGTCCCGACCGGGCGGTTGAGGGCACGTGGGATGCCGACTTCTACGAGCCAGTAGCACCACAAGGCGACGAGCTCGTCGTTACCAAGCGTGGGATAGGTGCATTCATTGGCACCGAGTTGGATCGGTTACTGCGCCTTCGTGGAGTGACCACCGTCATCCTCTGCGGGATAGCTACCAACTGGGTAGTCGAAACGAGCGCGATGGATGCCGCCGATCTCGGTTATCGAGTGATCGTCCCCGAAGACTGCTCGGCGAGCATCACGGTAGAGATGCACCTGTTTGCCATCGAAAAGGTGCTTCCCGATATAGCCACTATTTGCGCGGCCGATGACGTCATCGCCCCTCTCGAGGCGCCCTGA
- a CDS encoding LuxR C-terminal-related transcriptional regulator, producing MRLFGRDQEKASLEAFLADRSGEHRLMLLRGDPGSGKSALLEFAAARAPGLVLSVGGMEALRHVELAASMGMLNRLAEEREEENLLSRILDEDPGARVVPIQLFEATRRLLEGQSGSLLIDDVQWLDDLSLGLILYLLKNAREPSHLVAASRSGVGASSFIEEVRKAEVNPIVLEVGPLEEAHGIELTMSMSPALSREAARSIWERAGGLPYWLIALSGDREQDSSDELLASRLRGAGSDVISFLVHMAVLGRPVPVERLGAMLDWGAARVEEAVHDLETRGLIRRRLDQVSLVHDLIREEAIAQAGEESRQRAHAGIARYLETIEHPRTEILLEALYHRLEAGAPARSQALALLGSPRRRLLGEGGLANLSRAADQPGLDDEEAALLRRGVAQLATDIGAAGIASRRWLLVFEQSGDPVERVWAACQMSRIALRSDAFAESRTWLDMARAIPDTDQLNRIEMATLEAGLLMQSERRQQDGHAIAQGAMAQARELGLMLGEETGEDRLERAPAVRVDVLQAAYDSAMISADQLRSLEVALLMVDAARSEMERLVALGQQGRALIRVGRLADARSILESLWQQSHEMALVTMIVRFGPAYAMSLFETGRLADAARVAAEVIPLAERHGFPRSVYFARATTELSTLVSGDWRGGLDAMRASVEGEEDPHYRLTQWQRVATYLSRTMGARSSSDVSRVLDAGWEDAGLARCARCTSEFALAAAEASARAGMSDDSERWLDRFRETRVPSNPLIEAGLQLTRALIDRGLTPLQLARDRFSDMGYQVERLWIGLDLAAARAAQPGRPQAADTFREVAGEAEQMGAVTLQLLAEKGLRGLGARTWRRTTDSGEILGLTRRELEVAQMAAAGSSNREIAESLFLSTKTVERHVSNILAKAGVRNRVELAGLLAKKAADQ from the coding sequence ATGAGGCTCTTCGGCCGTGACCAGGAGAAAGCCTCCCTGGAGGCGTTCTTAGCAGACCGCTCGGGCGAGCATCGGCTGATGCTGCTTCGCGGCGACCCGGGAAGTGGGAAGAGCGCCCTTCTCGAGTTTGCGGCGGCCAGGGCGCCCGGTTTGGTGCTGAGCGTGGGAGGAATGGAAGCCCTGCGGCATGTCGAGTTGGCCGCCTCGATGGGCATGCTCAACCGGCTCGCCGAAGAGAGGGAAGAGGAGAACCTCTTGAGCCGGATCCTCGACGAGGATCCGGGAGCCCGGGTCGTGCCCATCCAGCTGTTCGAGGCCACCCGCCGTCTTCTCGAAGGCCAGAGCGGGTCGCTTCTGATCGACGACGTCCAGTGGCTGGACGATCTGAGCCTGGGCCTGATCCTCTATCTGCTGAAGAACGCCCGAGAGCCGTCACACTTGGTCGCCGCCTCACGCTCTGGAGTGGGCGCCAGCTCCTTCATCGAAGAGGTGAGGAAGGCGGAGGTGAATCCAATCGTCCTCGAGGTTGGCCCGTTGGAAGAGGCCCATGGGATCGAGCTGACCATGAGCATGAGCCCCGCCCTCTCCCGGGAGGCGGCGCGCTCGATCTGGGAGCGTGCCGGCGGGCTCCCCTATTGGCTGATCGCCCTCTCCGGGGACCGTGAGCAGGACTCATCGGACGAGCTGCTCGCTTCACGGCTCCGCGGCGCCGGCTCAGACGTCATTTCTTTCTTGGTACACATGGCAGTCCTGGGACGACCGGTACCTGTCGAGAGGCTCGGAGCGATGCTCGACTGGGGCGCCGCGCGGGTGGAGGAGGCGGTGCACGACCTCGAGACCCGGGGCTTGATACGACGGCGACTCGACCAGGTGTCGCTCGTCCATGATCTCATCCGGGAGGAAGCCATAGCGCAGGCCGGCGAGGAGTCGCGGCAGAGGGCTCACGCTGGCATCGCCCGATACCTAGAGACCATCGAGCACCCACGGACCGAGATCCTGCTCGAGGCCTTGTACCATCGGCTTGAGGCAGGTGCCCCTGCTCGGTCACAGGCGCTCGCCCTGCTGGGGTCTCCGCGCCGGCGATTGCTCGGCGAGGGTGGTCTCGCCAATCTCTCCCGAGCCGCCGACCAGCCAGGGCTCGACGACGAGGAGGCGGCTCTCCTCAGGCGAGGTGTGGCGCAGCTCGCCACCGATATCGGAGCGGCAGGCATTGCCTCGCGTCGGTGGCTCCTCGTCTTCGAGCAATCAGGAGACCCTGTCGAGCGGGTTTGGGCTGCATGCCAGATGTCTCGCATCGCCCTCCGCTCCGATGCTTTTGCCGAGAGCCGCACATGGCTGGACATGGCGAGAGCCATCCCGGATACCGACCAACTCAACCGGATCGAGATGGCGACCCTCGAGGCTGGGCTTCTCATGCAGAGCGAACGGCGCCAGCAGGATGGCCACGCCATCGCCCAGGGTGCGATGGCGCAGGCACGAGAGCTGGGTCTGATGCTCGGAGAGGAGACGGGCGAAGACCGGTTGGAGAGAGCGCCTGCGGTGAGAGTCGACGTGCTCCAGGCTGCGTACGACTCCGCCATGATCTCGGCCGATCAGCTGAGATCCCTGGAGGTTGCCCTTTTAATGGTGGACGCGGCGCGCTCCGAGATGGAGAGACTGGTGGCGCTCGGCCAACAGGGCAGGGCACTGATAAGGGTGGGCAGGCTGGCCGATGCCCGGTCGATCCTCGAGTCCCTCTGGCAGCAGTCTCACGAGATGGCCCTGGTCACGATGATCGTCCGGTTCGGCCCCGCCTACGCAATGAGCCTCTTCGAGACGGGACGCCTCGCAGATGCGGCAAGAGTAGCCGCCGAGGTTATCCCTCTCGCCGAGCGTCACGGCTTTCCCCGGTCCGTCTACTTCGCCCGAGCGACTACGGAGCTCTCGACGCTAGTCAGTGGGGATTGGCGTGGGGGCCTCGATGCGATGAGGGCCAGTGTGGAGGGGGAGGAGGATCCGCACTACCGGCTGACCCAGTGGCAAAGAGTGGCGACTTATCTCAGCCGGACGATGGGTGCGCGCTCTTCGTCTGATGTAAGCCGGGTTCTGGATGCGGGTTGGGAGGACGCCGGGCTTGCCAGGTGTGCTCGGTGCACCTCGGAGTTCGCCCTGGCTGCTGCCGAGGCGTCGGCCAGGGCCGGGATGTCGGACGACTCGGAGCGGTGGCTGGACCGGTTCCGCGAGACCCGGGTCCCCTCCAACCCTTTGATCGAAGCGGGTCTGCAGCTCACGAGGGCGTTGATCGACCGCGGTCTCACGCCACTCCAGCTGGCTAGGGATCGCTTCTCGGACATGGGTTATCAGGTCGAGCGGCTCTGGATCGGGCTCGACCTTGCCGCGGCCAGGGCCGCTCAGCCGGGTCGGCCGCAAGCCGCCGACACATTTCGTGAGGTGGCGGGAGAGGCGGAGCAGATGGGGGCAGTGACGCTTCAGCTGCTCGCCGAGAAGGGCCTCCGGGGCCTCGGGGCCCGCACTTGGCGTCGTACTACCGACTCCGGGGAAATCCTCGGTCTCACCCGGAGGGAGCTGGAGGTTGCCCAGATGGCGGCCGCTGGATCGTCGAATCGAGAAATCGCCGAATCGCTCTTTCTCTCCACGAAGACCGTGGAGCGTCACGTGTCGAACATCCTGGCCAAGGCGGGTGTCAGGAACCGGGTCGAGCTGGCCGGGCTGCTGGCGAAGAAGGCGGCCGATCAATGA
- a CDS encoding nitroreductase/quinone reductase family protein — translation MTSLSERDLERLAALRTIDLTTYGRRSGLPRRIEIWWFHVDGRFIVTGTPGKRDWLANVTARPEVIIHAGGMDTPATVRPIGHWRLLRGRLDHHRMGLLHRRSRVRPWVGMGWIHGVERKRLPSLNAEGGGGVLGVLVRAPREGR, via the coding sequence GTGACGTCACTGTCCGAGCGAGACCTAGAGCGCCTCGCCGCCCTGCGGACCATCGACCTGACCACCTACGGCCGCAGGTCGGGCCTGCCACGGCGGATCGAGATCTGGTGGTTTCACGTCGACGGCCGCTTCATCGTCACCGGGACGCCGGGGAAACGCGACTGGCTGGCGAACGTCACGGCCCGCCCCGAGGTGATCATCCACGCTGGCGGGATGGACACACCGGCAACCGTGCGGCCGATAGGCCACTGGCGCCTTCTTCGAGGACGACTCGACCACCACCGAATGGGGCTTCTACATCGGCGTTCCCGTGTTCGCCCTTGGGTTGGCATGGGCTGGATACACGGTGTGGAAAGGAAGCGACTCCCGAGCTTGAATGCGGAAGGCGGGGGTGGCGTTCTAGGCGTTCTCGTCAGGGCGCCTCGAGAGGGGCGATGA
- a CDS encoding hemolysin family protein, with product MDNIALQLTLIGILILINAAFAGTEIALISLREGQLRRLEESPGSGRALARLARDPNRFLATIQIAITLSGFLASAYAAISLAEPVARQLDFFGNAAVPVSIIVVTLGISFVSLVFGELAPKRLAMQSAERWGMVTARPLTVLASIASPLVWLLSKSTNIVVRLLGGDPNRQGEALTERELRDLMASQTTFSLLQREIISGAFDISERRLREILIPRRDVLVLDTSLSAPDALATLLESGHSRAPIAPEGNLDLSTGIVHLRDLIGTTDPLEKLASPPMVFPETAKALDVLREMKHARQHLAIVVSEHGSGEGIITIEDLIEELVGEIYDESDKDLIRVERLPDGSLELPGNFPMHDLEDLGVALPEGEYTTVAGAVLDSLGRLPKEPGDVVSIDGWQLRVLAVEDRAITRVRLQKLDKNVDESPEPPR from the coding sequence ATGGACAACATCGCACTCCAGCTCACTCTGATCGGCATCCTGATCCTGATCAACGCCGCCTTCGCCGGCACGGAGATCGCCCTCATCTCGCTACGGGAAGGTCAGCTGAGGCGCCTGGAGGAGTCACCTGGCTCCGGCCGGGCCCTCGCCCGATTGGCCCGCGACCCCAACCGCTTCCTCGCCACGATCCAGATCGCGATCACGCTCTCGGGATTCCTGGCATCCGCCTACGCGGCGATTTCACTCGCCGAACCGGTGGCTCGCCAGCTGGACTTCTTCGGCAACGCGGCGGTTCCGGTGTCGATCATCGTCGTCACCTTGGGGATCTCCTTCGTGAGCCTGGTGTTCGGCGAGCTCGCCCCCAAGCGCCTCGCCATGCAGAGTGCCGAACGCTGGGGGATGGTGACGGCTCGCCCGCTCACCGTGCTGGCGTCCATCGCATCGCCGCTCGTGTGGCTCCTCTCCAAGTCGACCAACATCGTGGTCCGACTGCTCGGCGGGGATCCGAACCGTCAGGGTGAGGCGCTCACCGAAAGGGAACTGCGCGACCTGATGGCGAGCCAAACCACCTTCAGCCTGCTGCAGCGCGAGATCATCAGCGGCGCCTTCGACATATCGGAGAGACGCCTCCGCGAGATCCTCATCCCGAGGCGCGACGTGCTGGTGCTGGACACCTCACTCTCCGCGCCAGATGCGCTCGCCACCCTCCTCGAATCAGGTCACTCGCGGGCGCCGATCGCCCCCGAGGGCAATCTCGACCTGTCGACCGGCATCGTCCACCTACGGGACCTCATCGGCACCACCGACCCGCTCGAGAAGCTGGCCAGCCCACCCATGGTCTTCCCCGAGACCGCCAAGGCCCTCGACGTGCTGCGCGAGATGAAACACGCCCGTCAGCACCTGGCGATCGTGGTCAGTGAGCACGGCTCCGGCGAGGGGATCATCACCATCGAAGACCTCATCGAGGAGTTGGTCGGTGAGATCTACGACGAGTCGGACAAGGACCTGATCCGCGTCGAACGGCTCCCGGACGGAAGTCTGGAGCTCCCGGGCAACTTCCCCATGCACGACCTGGAGGACCTCGGCGTCGCCCTCCCCGAAGGCGAGTACACCACTGTCGCCGGCGCCGTCCTCGACTCGTTGGGCCGACTGCCGAAGGAACCCGGCGATGTGGTGAGCATCGATGGATGGCAGCTGCGGGTGCTCGCCGTCGAGGACCGCGCCATCACCCGCGTGCGGCTCCAGAAACTTGACAAGAACGTCGACGAGTCGCCGGAGCCGCCGCGCTGA
- a CDS encoding DUF393 domain-containing protein: MNRSNRHTVLYDASCPLCGRSRRGIQRLDWLRRFRFVDANDHEAAAGLVPGATHDDLLERMHLVRSDGTVFTGFEAFRAMAPSLPLAWPLVPLLWIPGVRWLGERIYDRIARNRYRFGSCPNDSCRAKRSGGVL, encoded by the coding sequence GTGAACCGCAGCAATCGTCACACGGTTCTGTACGACGCCTCCTGCCCGCTGTGCGGCCGCAGCCGTCGCGGCATCCAGCGTCTCGACTGGCTCCGCCGCTTCCGCTTCGTCGACGCCAACGACCACGAGGCGGCGGCCGGGCTGGTGCCAGGAGCAACCCATGACGACCTCCTCGAACGGATGCACCTCGTCCGATCCGACGGAACGGTCTTCACCGGGTTCGAGGCGTTCCGTGCCATGGCACCGTCGCTGCCGTTGGCGTGGCCGTTGGTGCCGTTGCTCTGGATCCCCGGTGTCCGATGGCTCGGAGAGAGGATCTACGACCGGATCGCCCGCAACCGCTATCGCTTCGGATCGTGCCCCAACGACTCGTGCCGGGCCAAGCGATCGGGTGGCGTGTTGTGA